The following coding sequences lie in one Rhizobium rhododendri genomic window:
- a CDS encoding RluA family pseudouridine synthase, whose translation MNDPFKETDAISKVLIADEAAEGRLDAWLTAQLGDDISRSRVKVLIKEGAVLRNGEPMTDPQRKVRPGERFEITMPEPEDPTPQGEDIPLDVLYEDSDLIVISKPAGLVVHPGAGNWTGTLVNALIHHCGDTLSGIGGVRRPGIVHRLDKDTTGVMVVAKNDIAHRHLSAQFADHGRTMPLERAYRAIVWGRPRQLNGTIDAPLGRSTGDRTKRAVQKPDRDDSDEAITHYTVLERFHEQPDATALAALVDCRLETGRTHQIRVHMAHIGHPLLGDTVYGAGFRTKANLLADERKDIVSRFPRQALHAYLLQFEHPRTGEILHFEAALPDDMLELAEALRK comes from the coding sequence TTGAACGACCCCTTTAAAGAAACCGATGCCATTAGCAAAGTGCTGATCGCCGACGAAGCCGCAGAAGGCCGCCTTGATGCCTGGTTGACCGCGCAACTCGGCGACGACATTTCGCGCAGTCGCGTCAAGGTGCTGATCAAGGAAGGTGCAGTGCTGCGCAACGGCGAGCCGATGACCGATCCGCAGCGCAAGGTCCGGCCGGGCGAGCGTTTCGAGATCACCATGCCGGAACCGGAAGATCCGACGCCCCAGGGCGAGGACATTCCGCTCGACGTGCTCTACGAAGACAGCGACCTCATCGTCATCTCCAAGCCCGCCGGCCTCGTCGTTCATCCCGGCGCCGGCAACTGGACGGGGACGTTGGTCAATGCCCTCATCCATCACTGCGGCGACACCCTGTCTGGCATCGGCGGCGTCCGCCGTCCCGGCATCGTCCACCGCCTCGACAAGGACACCACCGGTGTCATGGTTGTCGCCAAGAACGACATCGCCCACCGCCACCTGTCGGCGCAGTTTGCCGATCACGGTCGGACGATGCCGCTTGAACGCGCCTACCGCGCCATCGTCTGGGGCCGGCCGCGCCAGCTCAACGGAACGATCGATGCGCCACTCGGCCGCTCGACCGGCGACCGCACGAAGCGAGCCGTACAAAAGCCCGACCGCGATGATTCGGACGAGGCGATCACCCACTACACGGTGCTCGAACGCTTCCACGAGCAGCCGGATGCGACGGCGCTAGCCGCGTTGGTGGATTGCCGCCTCGAAACCGGCCGCACCCACCAGATCCGCGTTCACATGGCCCATATCGGTCATCCGCTGCTCGGCGATACCGTGTATGGTGCTGGCTTCCGGACCAAGGCGAACCTTTTGGCGGATGAACGCAAGGACATCGTCAGCCGCTTCCCGCGCCAGGCGCTGCATGCCTACCTGCTGCAGTTCGAACATCCGCGCACCGGCGAAATCCTGCATTTCGAAGCCGCTCTGCCCGACGATATGCTGGAGCTGGCCGAGGCTCTCCGCAAATAG
- the rpoH gene encoding RNA polymerase sigma factor RpoH — MARNNLPSITAGETGLNRYLDEIRKFPMLEPQEEYMLAKRYAEHADRQAAHRLVTSHLRLVAKIAMGYRGYGLPIGEVVSEGNVGLMQAVKKFDPERGFRLATYAMWWIKASIQEYILRSWSLVKMGTTANQKRLFFNLRRLKGKIQAIDEGDLKPHQVTEIATTLKVSEEEVISMNRRLSGDASLNAPIKAAEGEGGQWQDWLVDNHESQEAVLIEQDELETRRNMLARAMSVLNDRERRIFEARRLSEDAVTLEDLSSEFDISRERVRQIEVRAFEKVQEAVRKDALDRAKGLRVVEATA, encoded by the coding sequence ATGGCCCGCAATAACTTGCCATCCATTACCGCCGGCGAGACCGGCCTCAATCGCTATCTTGACGAGATCCGCAAGTTCCCAATGCTGGAACCGCAGGAAGAGTACATGCTCGCCAAGCGTTATGCCGAGCACGCCGACCGTCAGGCAGCCCATAGACTTGTCACAAGCCATCTCCGTCTGGTGGCAAAGATCGCCATGGGCTATCGCGGCTACGGCTTGCCGATCGGCGAAGTCGTGTCCGAAGGCAATGTCGGCCTTATGCAAGCCGTCAAGAAGTTCGATCCGGAACGTGGCTTCCGTCTGGCCACCTACGCCATGTGGTGGATCAAGGCCTCGATCCAGGAGTACATTCTGCGCTCGTGGTCGCTGGTGAAGATGGGGACGACCGCCAACCAGAAGCGGCTGTTCTTCAACCTTCGCCGCCTCAAGGGCAAGATCCAGGCGATCGATGAAGGCGACCTCAAGCCTCATCAGGTGACCGAGATTGCCACGACTCTGAAGGTATCCGAGGAGGAGGTCATCTCGATGAACCGCCGCCTTTCGGGCGACGCATCGCTGAATGCGCCAATCAAGGCTGCGGAAGGCGAAGGCGGCCAGTGGCAGGATTGGCTGGTGGACAACCACGAGAGCCAGGAAGCGGTTCTAATCGAACAGGACGAACTCGAGACGCGCCGCAACATGCTGGCCCGTGCAATGAGCGTGCTGAACGACCGCGAACGCCGTATCTTCGAGGCTCGCCGCCTGTCGGAGGATGCCGTGACCTTGGAAGACCTGTCGTCCGAATTCGATATCAGCCGCGAACGTGTCCGCCAGATCGAAGTGCGTGCCTTTGAAAAGGTCCAGGAGGCTGTCCGCAAGGACGCCCTCGACCGCGCCAAGGGCCTGCGCGTCGTGGAAGCAACTGCATAA